The genomic DNA TCAGCTTCAACGCGTGCAGTTTGCCCGCTTCGGAGGTGATCAGGACTTTCTCGCCATGGAACATCGCTCCGGAATCGATCTGCCCGTCGGCTTCGAATTTCCAACGCTGGCTGCCGTCGGCGGTCGAAAGGGCGTAGACCATGCCGTCGTAATCGCCCAGGACCAACGTATCCCCTTGGATCGCGGGGGCCGCTAGAAAACCGGTATCGATCGAGACCTTCCAGATCAGCTTGCCATCGGCCAGGTTCAGGCAGAAGACGTTCCCCTCGGTATCGGCGGCGTAGATCCGCCCCGAATCGATCACCGGGGTCGCTTCGAAAGCTGCCGCGTCGGCGAAGTCCCAAAGCAGGGAAAGCGTTTCGGGGAGCGCGGCCTCGACCGCTCCGGTCGCTGCGAGATTGCCGCGTTGGACCGGCCACTGGGCCAAGCAATTGGAGACCGTCGCCACGCAGAGGAGGCTGGCCAGGAGAATGCCATCTGTTTTCAAAGGCTGCATCGCGTCGCTAATCGAGGGTTGCTGGAGCTGCGCGGGGCTGAACTGTAGCGCGTCCAAGGCGGATGAGCCGCGTGAGAGCGCGTTGACGAAAGAGCCCGCGTTCGGGAGTGGTTTCAAATCGGCAGGGGCAATCGGCGGCCTGGTGGCTGGCGAATGCCGATTCATTATACCGGGAACGGTCGCAGGGGGTGCAAACTGCCAAATTTTCTGACTTTTCAAATTCGTCGGGGGCGTATCTGACGAACTTTCTTCGCGTCGATTAAAGTGTATCGGATGACAAGGGATGCCGGCGCGGCAGCCATTGCAGAGATTTTTGTACACATCAGACAACCCTTGGTAAGATCTGTGGCCATGGACAGCAACGGATCCGATACCGTTATTACTTCGAAAATCGCTCCTGTCACCAGGTTTAAGTCGGACTTTATGATTTGTGTCAGCATTGGTCGCGGTCGCCATAAACGAATGATCGCCGAATATGAATGGATCGCTCAACAGGGGATCAAGCTTGTTGAGTTGCGGTTGGATTACCTGACGCGGACCGTCGATCTGCATCGCTTGTTGGGCGATAAGCATTGCGAGGTGATCGCCACGTGCCGTCGCCGCGAGGATGGCGGTCGCTGGAAAGGGAGCGAAGAAGATCGGTTGATGCTGTTGCGCTCGGCGATCGCTTCGGGAGTCGACTATGTCGATCTCGAGGGAGACATCGCTCACACCGTGCCGCGGTACGGGCGGACCAAACGCATCGTCAGCTATCACAACTTTGAGACGACGCCCGACGATCTTGCCGAACTGCACAGCGAATTGGCTCGCCGCGACGCCGACGTGGTCAAACTGGCGACGATGGCGAATTGCGTCGAGGATACGTTCCGGATGATGGAGCTTGTCAAAAACTCCGACGTCCCGACGATCGGGATCTGCATGGGCGACCTGGGGACTCCGACGCGGATCCTGCAGGGAAGCTGGGGATCGCCGCTGACCTTCGCGTCGATCGATTCGGAGCGGACGATGGCGCCGGGCCAAGTCGGTTGGAAGGAGATGCTGCGGTTGTACGATGCCGACAACATCAACGCCGATACGAACCTGTTTGGTGTGATCGCCGATCCGGTCGGGCACAGCTACAGCCCGTTGATTCACAACGCCGGCTTCAAGCACCAACAACTCAACAATCGTTACCTGCCGTTTCGCGTTCCTCCCGAAGATCTCGACTTCTTCATGGAGAACTGCCAGCGGATGGGGATCAAGGGGCTCAGCGTCACCATCCCTCACAAAGAAGAGGTGATGGAGTACCTGACCGAAATCGAGGCTTCGGCGCACGAGATCGGCGCGGTCAATACGATCGTCTTCGATGGCGACAAGCGTCGCGGTTTCAACACCGATTACCGCGCGGCGATGGATTGTTTGATGGAGTCGGTCGAGCACGATGCTTCGTCGGACGAACCGCTTCGCGGCAAGACGGCGTTGCTGTTGGGAGCCGGCGGTGTCTGCCGAGCGATCGCTTGGGGACTGCGGCAGCGCGGTGCGAACATCATCGTCACCGGAAGAAGTCCGGCGCGGGCCGAAGCTTTGGCCGCATCGGTCGGCGGCAACTCGATCGCTTGGGAAAACCGACACGATCCCGAGGTCGATATCTTGATCAACGGTACGCCGTTGGGAATGTATCCCAACCTCGACCAATCGCCTTACGATGGCCGCCAACTGCGAGCCGAAACGACGGTCTTCGAAACGATCTACAATCCGGGCCAAACGCTGCTGGTCAAGCTGGCGCGGCAAAAGGGATGCAAGATCGTCACCGGCGTCGATATGTTCATCCGCCAGGCAGCCTATCAATACAAGCTGTTCACTGGCAAGGAACCGCCGATCGCCGTGATGCGACAAGCCTTGGCTCGCGCTGTGAATCCCGCTCAGACTTGGGATGCG from Rosistilla oblonga includes the following:
- the aroE gene encoding shikimate dehydrogenase is translated as MDSNGSDTVITSKIAPVTRFKSDFMICVSIGRGRHKRMIAEYEWIAQQGIKLVELRLDYLTRTVDLHRLLGDKHCEVIATCRRREDGGRWKGSEEDRLMLLRSAIASGVDYVDLEGDIAHTVPRYGRTKRIVSYHNFETTPDDLAELHSELARRDADVVKLATMANCVEDTFRMMELVKNSDVPTIGICMGDLGTPTRILQGSWGSPLTFASIDSERTMAPGQVGWKEMLRLYDADNINADTNLFGVIADPVGHSYSPLIHNAGFKHQQLNNRYLPFRVPPEDLDFFMENCQRMGIKGLSVTIPHKEEVMEYLTEIEASAHEIGAVNTIVFDGDKRRGFNTDYRAAMDCLMESVEHDASSDEPLRGKTALLLGAGGVCRAIAWGLRQRGANIIVTGRSPARAEALAASVGGNSIAWENRHDPEVDILINGTPLGMYPNLDQSPYDGRQLRAETTVFETIYNPGQTLLVKLARQKGCKIVTGVDMFIRQAAYQYKLFTGKEPPIAVMRQALARAVNPAQTWDATEAANADQDGDDEES